Below is a genomic region from Candidatus Binatia bacterium.
GCGATTCGAGAGCGGCGGCGCCGCGGTCCGAACGTTACCCCGGAACGACGTCTTACGGGTTGTTAGGCCCGGCGGCTCGTGGTACGCGGCCGTAACGTTATGGGGCAAGACGCGCGAACGACCGTGGCAGACTCGACTCGGCGCGTCAACGTCGAACGCGAACTGACCGCTGCGGTCGACCTGTGCTTGCCGAACGGACGGCTCAACCCGGCGGCGACGGGGTGGTCGCGCCGGCCGTTGCACCGCTGCAATCTCTCGGGCCGCTGGCCGCGCAAGAAGCGCTGGGATTTCTGGGGCGTGACGACCGATACGCATATGTTCGCCATTACGTACGGCGGCACGGACTACGTCGGCGTGGTCACCGTCAGCTTCCTCGACTATGCCGCCGGGAAGCGTGTCGAGCACACGCGTCTACTTCCCCTGGCGCGGGGCATGCGCTTTCCCGACACCGTTGGCGGTGGCGACCTGCGCTTCTCGGCGCCGGATCTGCAGGCGTCCATCTCCGAGGAATCCGGCGGTACCCGGCTTGCCGGCGCTTTCCACACCCGCAACGGTCGCCGCCTTGAAGCCGAAGTGCTGGTCGCACGGCCGCCCGGACACGAATCCCTCAACGTGGTCATTCCCTGGAGCGCGACCTGTTTCCAATTCACCTCGAAGCAGAACACGCGGCCGGCCACCGGCACTGCGGTGCTCGACGGTACGACCTACCGCTTCGGCCCGGAAAACCAGGCCTATGGATGTCTCGACTATGGCCGCGGCATCTGGCCTTACGACACGGTGTGGAATTGGGCGTCCGCTTCGGGACGGCAGGGCGGCCGGGTCGTGGGACTCAATCTCGGCGGCCAGTGGACCGACGGCACCGGCGCTACCGAGAACGGTCTGTGCATCGACGGCGTTCTGCACAAGATCGGCGAGGATCTGGTGTGGGAGTACGACCGCCGCGATTTCCGCCGCCCGTGGCGAATCCGTGCACCGCAATCGGGACGCGTCGATCTCGAAGTCGTTCCCCGTGTCGAGGAGTCTGCCCGGCTCGATCTGCTACTGGTGCGCACCGAACTGCACTGGGTCCTTGGCGACTTCCACGGCACGGTGGTCGGCGACAGTGGCGAGCGCCGGCGCCTCGACGGCCTCACCGGCTGGGCGGAAGAGCACCGCGCCCGCTGGTGAGCGCACCGGCGCCCGGCCCGCCGATCTGGTACGCCGAGTTCCGGTCACGCCGTTCGGCCGCGCACGAGGAGCACCGCGGCGCCGAGCACGACCATCCAGGCGAAGACGTCGCCGTAACGCGTGTAGATCGTCTCGATTTGCAAGGGGTGTACGGTGCCGGTGACGACTTCCTCGCGGAACACCCCCCCTTCTGCGACTACCCGTCCGGCCGGGTCGATGATGCTGGTTACCCCGGAGTTCGACCCGCGCAGCAGGTAACGGCGGTTCTCCACGGTGCGCCAGAGCGCCAGCGCCTGGTGCTGGTGCGGTGCGGCGGTATCGCCGTACCAGGCATCGTTGAGAATCGTGGCCAGCACCTCGGCGCCGCCGCGGGTGGTCTCGCGCACCATGTCCGCGAGCAGATCCTCGTAACAGATCAGCTGGCCGACCCTGGCTTTGCCGGGAACGTCGAAGATGGCCACCGTCTTTCCGGCGGTGTACGACCCGCTCATCGGACTGATCTCCTTGATCGCCGGGATCAGCGACGACAGTGGCAGGTACTCGCCGAAGGGCATCAGAATGCGTTTGTCGTAGCGGCCGAGAACGCGCGCGTCCGGTCCGACGATGAAGGCGCTGTTGAACTCGTCGGCCTCACGCGGGCCGGTCAGGCGGTACGCGAGGCTGCCGAAGATCAGCGGGCGGCGAGTCTCGGGGAACGGGTGCGTCTTGTCGTCGAGCCCCACGGCATCGGCGGGGATCCACTCCTGCTGCACCGTTTCCGGCCATACGAGCAGGTCCACCGCATCCTGCACGGCGGCCGAAAGGCGCCGGTAGGTATCGACGTTGACGGTGAAGTAGCGAATGTCGCCTTTTTCCTCGATGCCGATGTTGCCCTGCACGAGCGCGACCCGCATGGCCGGGGCCGCGGTTATCGCGGCATCGATCGCCGGCAGGCGCACGGCGCCGTACGCCGCAATGGCGGCAGCCAGGGTCGCCGCCGCGCCCAGCGGTGCCCAGCGGCGCGGCCGCTGGCCGAGGGCGACCAGCCCGGCGGAAAACCAGACCATGGCGAAGCTGAGCGCGTAAGGGCCGGTGAGGTCGCCCACCTGCAACAGCACCGGCACATGCCACTGAGTATGGGCGAGGCGCCACGGAAACAGGTTGGGGAACAGGAACTCGAGGCATACCCAGACGAGTGGCGGCGCCACCGCGAGCGGTCCCGGACCGGTACGCCACAGCGCCAGCGCAAAAAGCACGAACTGGCCTGCGGTGAACAGCGTGAGGGTAACGTAGAACAGAGTCGCCAGCGCAACGCCGAAGCCGCCGAAGACGTGAATGGTATAAACGAGCCAGTAAAAGGCGGGGAGATTGGTGGCCAGGCCGGCCACGAAACCCAGCTTCGCAGCCTGCCGCGCCGATACGGCCCGCGGGACCACCCAGAGCAGGGGAACGAAGGCCACCCAGGCGAGGGGGAAGAGCGCAAAGCGCAGAAAGCAAACCGCGATCAGGAGTCCGCCGGCCGCTGCCGCTGCGTAAAGCGTCGCCGTCGCAGTCCGCGCCGCTACCGTGTCGGCAACCGGCCGAACGCCGGCGGCGAGTGCCGGGGTCGACTCCATGGCCGCAGTTGCCTGCCGCACCCCGCTTCAGCGCGGCTTCACCATGCTCGCCTGCGGGCCCTTCTCGCCCTGGCGCATCTGGAACTCGACGGAGTCGCCCTCGCGCAGGTCTTCGAACACGACCTTCGGGGCCATCCGCGAGCGATGAAAGAACACGTCGTCACTGCCGTCGTCGGGCACGATGAAGCCGAAGCCCTTGTCGCGAACGATCTTCTTGATGGTACCGTACATTCCCGCTCTCCTCCGTTTGCCAGGTCGCAAGCGTTGTCCCCGCGCGGGAACCATCGCCGCGGCGCCGACCGCTTGCCCTTTATCCGCCCTCTGCCATCTGCCGTTTACGCCGTCGAGCTTGCGGAACCGCGACCGCGTCGGGGGCGGCGCAACCGTTGCGGGCGCGCGTTGCCGCCGCCGGCGCCGTCACCGCGGTGGTCGCGACGATGGGGAGTCGGCCGCACCAGCATGTCATCGTGGACCTCGGCTACGGGAATCTTGAAGCCGGTGAGGTCTTCGATCGCGTGCAGGGATTCGACGAACTCCTCGCAGGCGAGACTGATGGCCGCTCCGGACGCTCCGGCGCGCGCCGTGCGTCCCACGCGGTGCACGTAATTCTCGGCGTCCTGGGGCAAGTCGTAATTGATGACGTGGGTGATGTCCTCGATGTGTAAGCCGCGCGAGGCGACGTCGGTGGCGACCAGGATGGGCAACTCGCCACTCTTGAATTGATGCACGAGCTTCATGCGCAGGCGCTGGTCGAGGTCCCCGGTTATGGCCCGCGCCGCGTAACCGTTGTCGGTTAATCGCTGGGCCAACCATTCTCCGGCGCGCTTGGTGTTGACGAAGACCATGGTTCGCTCGGGCCGCTCGCGGTGAAACAGGCCGAGCAAAAGGGGAAGCTTCTCGTGCCGGCCGACATGGTAAATCAGGTGGGTGACGTTCTCGGCAGTGACCTGTTCGGGCGACACCGTCACCTTGGTCGGGTCGTTCATGTGCTCGTAAGCGAGTTCCATGACGGCCCATGAAAGGGTGGCGGAGAACAACAGCGACTGGCGCTTATCGTACGGGGGCAGCCGGCGCAGGAGAAAACGGAGATCGGCGATGAAGCCCATATCGAACAGCCGATCGGCCTCGTCGATGACCAGCACCTCGACGCGTCGCAGCGAATAGACATGTTGCTTGAGGTAGTCGATGAGCCGGCCGGGAGTGCCAATGACGATGTCGCAGCCCTGCCTGAGCAGATCGCGTTGCTTCTTGTAATCGATGCCGCCGAAGACGGCCTGCATGGACAGGCCGGTGAAACGGCCCAGTTGCTGCGCGTCGTGCAAGATCTGCACGACCAGTTCGCGTGTCGGTGCGACGATGAAGGCGCGGGGGGCGGGCTCCGGGGTCGGTTTCGCGTCGTGCCGCAGAAGTCGGGCGAAAATACCGATCAGGAAAGCCGCCGTCTTGCCCGTACCGGTCTGCGCCTGACCGGCGACATCCTTGCCCGCGAGGGCAAGCGGCAAGACCTTTTCCTGGATCGGTGTGCAGACCGTGAATCCGGTGGCCGCAATCCCCTGCTGGACGGACTCCGGCAGGGAAAGGGATTCGAACGCTAACATCCGTCAGTCACGAAGTCGGTGCCTCGCTCCCATGATGCCGCGGAGTGTAGCGCGCGGTTCCTCGGCGGACAAGCAAAACGCCGATCCCGCCGAGGCGGTCCGACCCCGATGACTTATGTGCTGAAGTCCCCGGCGCCCTCCTTGCCGCCGGGTACTTCAGACCGGATAAGCGAGCTGGCGGTGGATACCGCCGCGAACCGGATCGGCTTACCGCCTGGCAAGCTCGATGTGCTGTTCGTGGCTCTCGGCCAGTTGCACCAACTCCTGCTGCTGCGCCCGGTAACGTTTCACTCTATCGCTCTGCATGCCGGCCATGTTTTGCTGCAGCTTGCCGCCCGCGCTTCGCAACGTCGCCAGGACCCGCTCGGCCCGTTCGGCCCTGGCTGCCATCTCCGTCGCCTGGCGCCTGTAACCGTCCGCCAACTGCGCGTGCTCCTCTACCGTAAGGGCTGTCGGCTCGCCCGCCGGAACGTCCCCGGACCACGCCAGAGTCGCGGGCACGGGGATCAGGACCAAAGCCGCCGCGACCGCCGCAACTGCCAGCCGCCGGTGGGAACTTCTCGACGTCGTTTTCGTACACATCTCGGGCCTCCTTATCCGCCGGTTTGCAGCCCAGTCTAATCCGAGTCGGACAGGGGACAATGTCCATAGATTGCCTATTTAGAGCCTACATGGTTTAGGTATCATGATCCCAAGATCGTCGGTCCCGAGACGGAAGTATGGTTCCCGGTTCTTCAGGAGAGCGTCGATGAAGCAAGCCCGCCCCGGGCCACCGACCGCCGCGCCGCGGCGGACCGTAGAGCCATTGCGGTCGGCGCGTGGACCCATGAGCCTCGACCGCGCACTGCAGGAGCGCCGCAAGGAACTCCGTTGCCTGTACGGAGTGGTGGAGCTCGCGGACCGTCACGGCCTGTCGGCGAAAGAGTTCGTTCAGGGCGTGGCCGATCTGCTGCCCTCCGGTTGGCAGTATTCCGAGGCTGCCGCTGCCCGGATCGAGCACGAGGGCGAGGTCTTCGTCAGTCCCGGCTTCGAGGAAGGGCCGTGCCGTCAGGCGGCTGCGATCGTGGTCAATGGGCGACCGTGTGGAAGTGTCGAGGTGTTCTACACGGAGGAGAAGCCCGCCGCGGATGAGGGTCCGTTCCTGCGCGAGGAGCGCGAGTTGATCAAAGCCATCGCGCAGAAGGTCGGGGCGGTCGTCGATCGGATTCGGGCCGAGGAGGCCATCCGCAAGGCTCACGAGCGGCTGGCCGTCGAAGGGCGCGCTCTGCACGAGGCCAATGCTGCTCTGCGGGTCGTGCTGGCCAGAATCGAGGAGGAAAAGGCGGCGATCAAGGGATCGATGGTGGCGAACATCAACAAGATAGTTATGCCCCTGGTCCTCGCTCTCGAAGCCGAGATCGAGCCCGAGAAGCGGGGGTACGTGACGTTGATTCGTCGCAACCTGGAAGAAATCGCCTCGCCACTACTCGACGATCTCTCCAGGCAGTTCATGGCGTTGACCCCGGCCGAGTTGAAGGTCTGCAACATGATTCAGATGG
It encodes:
- a CDS encoding cold shock domain-containing protein: MYGTIKKIVRDKGFGFIVPDDGSDDVFFHRSRMAPKVVFEDLREGDSVEFQMRQGEKGPQASMVKPR
- a CDS encoding DEAD/DEAH box helicase, with amino-acid sequence MLAFESLSLPESVQQGIAATGFTVCTPIQEKVLPLALAGKDVAGQAQTGTGKTAAFLIGIFARLLRHDAKPTPEPAPRAFIVAPTRELVVQILHDAQQLGRFTGLSMQAVFGGIDYKKQRDLLRQGCDIVIGTPGRLIDYLKQHVYSLRRVEVLVIDEADRLFDMGFIADLRFLLRRLPPYDKRQSLLFSATLSWAVMELAYEHMNDPTKVTVSPEQVTAENVTHLIYHVGRHEKLPLLLGLFHRERPERTMVFVNTKRAGEWLAQRLTDNGYAARAITGDLDQRLRMKLVHQFKSGELPILVATDVASRGLHIEDITHVINYDLPQDAENYVHRVGRTARAGASGAAISLACEEFVESLHAIEDLTGFKIPVAEVHDDMLVRPTPHRRDHRGDGAGGGNARPQRLRRPRRGRGSASSTA
- a CDS encoding DUF2804 domain-containing protein is translated as MADSTRRVNVERELTAAVDLCLPNGRLNPAATGWSRRPLHRCNLSGRWPRKKRWDFWGVTTDTHMFAITYGGTDYVGVVTVSFLDYAAGKRVEHTRLLPLARGMRFPDTVGGGDLRFSAPDLQASISEESGGTRLAGAFHTRNGRRLEAEVLVARPPGHESLNVVIPWSATCFQFTSKQNTRPATGTAVLDGTTYRFGPENQAYGCLDYGRGIWPYDTVWNWASASGRQGGRVVGLNLGGQWTDGTGATENGLCIDGVLHKIGEDLVWEYDRRDFRRPWRIRAPQSGRVDLEVVPRVEESARLDLLLVRTELHWVLGDFHGTVVGDSGERRRLDGLTGWAEEHRARW
- the lnt gene encoding apolipoprotein N-acyltransferase → MRQATAAMESTPALAAGVRPVADTVAARTATATLYAAAAAGGLLIAVCFLRFALFPLAWVAFVPLLWVVPRAVSARQAAKLGFVAGLATNLPAFYWLVYTIHVFGGFGVALATLFYVTLTLFTAGQFVLFALALWRTGPGPLAVAPPLVWVCLEFLFPNLFPWRLAHTQWHVPVLLQVGDLTGPYALSFAMVWFSAGLVALGQRPRRWAPLGAAATLAAAIAAYGAVRLPAIDAAITAAPAMRVALVQGNIGIEEKGDIRYFTVNVDTYRRLSAAVQDAVDLLVWPETVQQEWIPADAVGLDDKTHPFPETRRPLIFGSLAYRLTGPREADEFNSAFIVGPDARVLGRYDKRILMPFGEYLPLSSLIPAIKEISPMSGSYTAGKTVAIFDVPGKARVGQLICYEDLLADMVRETTRGGAEVLATILNDAWYGDTAAPHQHQALALWRTVENRRYLLRGSNSGVTSIIDPAGRVVAEGGVFREEVVTGTVHPLQIETIYTRYGDVFAWMVVLGAAVLLVRGRTA
- a CDS encoding LuxR C-terminal-related transcriptional regulator codes for the protein MKQARPGPPTAAPRRTVEPLRSARGPMSLDRALQERRKELRCLYGVVELADRHGLSAKEFVQGVADLLPSGWQYSEAAAARIEHEGEVFVSPGFEEGPCRQAAAIVVNGRPCGSVEVFYTEEKPAADEGPFLREERELIKAIAQKVGAVVDRIRAEEAIRKAHERLAVEGRALHEANAALRVVLARIEEEKAAIKGSMVANINKIVMPLVLALEAEIEPEKRGYVTLIRRNLEEIASPLLDDLSRQFMALTPAELKVCNMIQMGMRTKEIAELRGISPATVNRQRESIRRKLGLAGKRANLTSFVRRFQSSGPPRSQSE